GGGCCAGTGACTTCTTCCGCACCGAGTCGATCCCGGCCTCGTTGAAGAGCTTCAGCGCGCCGTCGAGCGACGCGGCGGAGAGCACGCTCGGGGTCCCCATCTGCCAGGCCCCGGCGGTATGAGCATGCTCGAACGTGATGGACATGTCGAACTGCCGCTCCTTCACGTAGCCGTACCATCCGGCCAGCCCCGGCGTCCGACCGAAGTGGCACCTGTTGACGAAGAGCCCGGCGGGCGAGCCGGGTCCGCCGTTGAGGTGCTTGTAGGTGCACCAGAAGGCGAAGTCCACGTCGTCGTCGTGCAGTCTGTGCGGGACGGAGCCGATCGAGTGGGCGACGTCGAAGCCGATAATGATTCCCCGCTCGTGCGCCGCTCTCGTCAGGCGGGGGATGTCGAGGAGCTGGCCACTCCGGTAGAGCACGCCCGGCAGCATGACCAGGGCGACTGTCTCGTCCATCATCTTGATGATCTCGCCCTCGTCCAGCGTGCGGCCGTCCGAGCTGCGCGCGAGCAGCAGGTCGCGGGAGGGGTCGCCGCCCTTCATGCGGACCTGGCTCCCCAGAGCGTAGAGGTCGGAGGGGAAGTTGAGCTCGTCGGCGAGAATCTTGCGCCGTTCGCCCTCGGGCTCGTAGAATGTCGCGACCAGGGAGTGCAGGTTGGACGTCGTGGAGCCGACCATCACCACCTCGTCCGGGTGCGCGCCGACGATGGGGGCCATCCGCGCCCCAATGCGCTCCCCGTAGGAGAACCAGTCGGGGTCGGCGTCGAGCCAGCCCCCTATGCCGCGGGTTCGCCACTCCTCCGTCGCGCGGTCAAGTGACTCCAGCGCGTCGATGGAGGCGAGTCCGAGGGAATTGCCATCCATGTAAATGCCGTCCTCCAGAAGGTGAAACCTGTTTCGGAATTCCTTCATGGGGTCCGCGGCGTCCAACGCCCTTGCCTCGCTCAACCAGTCACGTGTCATTTTTTAGTCCCTCCTCCGTTGCAATTGGTGCTCCGGCAGCGCCGGATGGACAGGCGAGATCAGTCCGTCCACCTGGAGAAAAGCATAGCAGATAACAACCGCAAGTTAAAGCGGCACCGCACCTGGTACGGTTCTCTGATACAATAATGCAGAATTTTCTTTACGGACGCTTTTTCCGTTCGGGGTTACTGTGCCAGCGGCTACTCTTTCCGAATGATCGACTTTATGTCTATAACCGGGGTACCGTCGAGGGCCTCCAAGGGATGCACCTTCAGCGTTGTTCCGTTCAATTCTACTATCCTCACCCGGTGAAGTCCTATCGGGTTCGGCCTAGAGGGGGACCTGGTGGCGAAGACTCCTTTCAGAGGCACGGTCTTGTCCCCCCTCGGATGCACCCTGAGTCTTTCCCGGTCCGCCAGGTGCAGCCAAGTCAACAGCATGACCTCGCGCCCGACCTCTAGCCCTTCCAGCCCGGCGGCGAACTCCGGGCTCACCTCCACCTCCGCCTCGACTCCGCCCTCGATACCCTGCCTGGGGCACTGCTCGCGGCACTTCAGCGGAGAGTGGATCACCCCTACCGCGCAAAGGGACATTGACGCTCCCGTTGCTTCCTGATCCTGATTCTTGTTGATGGCGACGACCCCCTAAAACACGTCATTCTGTCTACTGCATATTTGAATTATATAAAGAGAAACTGTGCTTCGCAATCGAACTCGCCTGATCCGAGGCTGTCCGCACGCTTGAAAGAGCGTATATGTCACTATTGATCAGCCTCTTTAACCCCTTTTTCTGCAAAAATCAGGGCGCTTTTCCAGAAAGCCTCTCTGATGTAGAATTGAAGACACATTATTCACCAAAACTCAAGGAGGTAGTTCATGAGAGCCATACTCGCCGGGACACTTGAGACCGGGCTTGGCACCACGCGCCACAATGTCACCGTCCTTATCGACGGAGGAAAGATAGTCGAGGTACTGGAGGGTCTGGA
The window above is part of the Synergistaceae bacterium genome. Proteins encoded here:
- the kynU gene encoding kynureninase; the encoded protein is MTRDWLSEARALDAADPMKEFRNRFHLLEDGIYMDGNSLGLASIDALESLDRATEEWRTRGIGGWLDADPDWFSYGERIGARMAPIVGAHPDEVVMVGSTTSNLHSLVATFYEPEGERRKILADELNFPSDLYALGSQVRMKGGDPSRDLLLARSSDGRTLDEGEIIKMMDETVALVMLPGVLYRSGQLLDIPRLTRAAHERGIIIGFDVAHSIGSVPHRLHDDDVDFAFWCTYKHLNGGPGSPAGLFVNRCHFGRTPGLAGWYGYVKERQFDMSITFEHAHTAGAWQMGTPSVLSAASLDGALKLFNEAGIDSVRKKSLALTGFLIEMVDQRLTHLGYEVGSPREPERRGGHVSVEHDESWRICCALKKRGIIPDFRPPRVVRLAPVALYNTFEEVERTVTALAEIVEAREYEAFSTKRDAVS
- the tsaA gene encoding tRNA (N6-threonylcarbamoyladenosine(37)-N6)-methyltransferase TrmO, with protein sequence MSLCAVGVIHSPLKCREQCPRQGIEGGVEAEVEVSPEFAAGLEGLEVGREVMLLTWLHLADRERLRVHPRGDKTVPLKGVFATRSPSRPNPIGLHRVRIVELNGTTLKVHPLEALDGTPVIDIKSIIRKE